One genomic region from Quercus robur chromosome 4, dhQueRobu3.1, whole genome shotgun sequence encodes:
- the LOC126721837 gene encoding uncharacterized protein LOC126721837, translated as MSRPPITDTTPPHIVEEMQMMKKRMECMMNALKGRVSSDLDNLVHRTDSPFTMAINSFPLPPKFRMLQVENYDGNKDPLDHLKSFKTLMHLQGILDEIMCRAFPTTLRGPARIWFSRLTPNSISSFKELSAQFASHFIRGHRYKKSTTCLINIKQREDETLRSYITRFNKEALSIGEANEKILVATFTNELPKGKFLFSLYKNDSKTMSDVLYRATKYMNAEDALLAREEKPKKRERQEEAWQDRGRKMARTRDKRED; from the coding sequence ATGAGTCGTCCACCCATTACTGATACGACCCCACCCCATATCGTCGAggagatgcagatgatgaaaaAACGGATGGAATGCATGATGAACGCGCTTAAGGGAAGAGTTTCCAGTGATCTCGACAATCTGGTCCACAGAACAGATTCACCATTCACCATGGCCATCAACTCTTTTCCCCTTCCTCCAAAGTTTCGTATGCTGCAAGTGGAAAATTATGACGGAAACAAGGACCCGCTGGATCACTTGAAGtctttcaagaccctgatgcaccttcaggggaTATTGGACGAGattatgtgtagggccttccccaCCACGCTAAGGGGCCCTGCAAGGATATGGTTCAGTAGGCTGACGCCCAACTCCATTAGTTCCTTCAAAGAGTTGAGCGCCCAGTTCGCATCGCACTTCATCAGGGGACACAGGTATAAGAAGTCTACTACATGCCTGATAAATATTAAGCAGCGGGAGGATGAGACGCTGAGGTCCTACATAACTCGTTTTAATAAGGAAGCACTCTCGATTGGCGAAGCGAACGAGAAGATCCTCGTAGCAACCTTCACAAACGAATTACCAAAGGgtaaatttttattctctttataCAAGAATGACTCGAAAACCATGTCAGatgtgctttacagggccaccaagtacatgaatgctgaagatgcGCTATTGGCACGTGAAGAAAAAcccaagaagagagagaggcaagaGGAAGCCTGGCAGGATAGGGGTAGGAAGATGGCTAGAACAAGAGATAAGAGAGAGGATTGA